The proteins below are encoded in one region of Metabacillus dongyingensis:
- a CDS encoding FecCD family ABC transporter permease has product MKSYHSFRIGKGFISFLIDKKALTVFCVLLLVTAFTFLFSTGMGDLRIGPIQVLKTLAGYGTEMDELVIQSFRLPRILIALMVGISLAVAGGILQGIIRNPLASPDIIGITGGASVAVVMFLAIFSDKNNTLTVPIQWMPVAAFIGATVIALLVYILSWRGGSSSIRLVLVGIGLSMLAQSLTTLLMIKGPIYRAAQANIWITGTVYSATWDQVKIMVPITIVLVIISFIFVRNVNIQELGDELAAGVGSAVQHNRFILLLIATALTGSAVAFAGGIGFVGLIAPHIARRLVGSSFGALLPVSALLGAVLVMVADLIGRTLFAPLEIPAGVFTAAIGAPYFIYLLYRSRNN; this is encoded by the coding sequence ATGAAAAGCTATCATTCTTTTAGAATAGGAAAAGGATTTATTTCTTTCCTTATTGATAAAAAAGCCTTAACGGTCTTCTGTGTTTTGCTCCTTGTCACTGCGTTTACCTTTCTTTTCAGTACAGGTATGGGTGATTTGAGAATCGGCCCGATTCAGGTGCTTAAAACACTTGCTGGATACGGGACAGAGATGGATGAGCTTGTCATTCAATCCTTTCGTTTGCCGAGAATCCTGATTGCTCTAATGGTCGGAATATCACTTGCTGTTGCAGGCGGCATTCTTCAGGGAATCATCCGCAACCCGCTTGCATCTCCCGATATAATCGGTATCACCGGCGGCGCTTCCGTTGCTGTTGTGATGTTTTTAGCGATATTCAGTGATAAAAATAATACATTGACTGTTCCGATCCAGTGGATGCCAGTTGCAGCTTTTATAGGAGCGACAGTGATTGCCCTATTAGTTTATATTTTGTCATGGAGAGGCGGTTCTTCTTCAATAAGACTCGTTTTGGTCGGTATTGGACTTTCAATGCTTGCTCAGTCTCTTACGACGTTATTAATGATAAAAGGGCCGATCTACCGCGCGGCGCAGGCAAATATTTGGATTACAGGAACTGTTTATTCAGCAACTTGGGATCAAGTAAAGATTATGGTGCCGATTACAATCGTTTTAGTCATCATCAGCTTTATTTTTGTTAGAAACGTCAACATTCAGGAATTAGGGGATGAGCTTGCAGCTGGCGTAGGAAGCGCTGTACAGCACAATCGATTTATTCTGCTGCTGATTGCAACTGCATTAACAGGGAGTGCTGTTGCATTTGCGGGCGGAATCGGGTTTGTAGGCCTCATTGCCCCGCATATCGCAAGAAGACTCGTAGGGTCATCTTTCGGTGCTTTGCTTCCTGTATCGGCATTGCTCGGAGCGGTGCTCGTTATGGTTGCAGATTTGATTGGAAGAACTCTTTTTGCTCCTCTTGAAATTCCTGCAGGTGTATTCACTGCAGCGATCGGGGCACCTTATTTCATCTACCTGCTTTATAGAAGCAGAAATAATTA